The proteins below come from a single Rhinoraja longicauda isolate Sanriku21f chromosome 5, sRhiLon1.1, whole genome shotgun sequence genomic window:
- the LOC144594029 gene encoding 4-galactosyl-N-acetylglucosaminide 3-alpha-L-fucosyltransferase 9-like, protein MTSSKKWIMHTILISIMIFYCFFALFMLYAKPTNRWILPPMKSATSNQSMKNILGLRQEDNQIIVLIWHWPFGQKFALNSCGSVFNIHDCHLTVDKNMYNKSHAVLFHHRNIRGDLSNLPTHPRPVFQKWVWMNMESPTNSPKTTKLNRLFNLTVTYRRDSDIPVPYGSLTINGVQQAFDLPKKSSLVCWIVSNWNFNYARVKYYKELQKYVPINTYGRAFKKYLSNNDLIPTISKCKFYLSFENSIHKDYITEKLYNALLAGSVPVVLGPSRENYENYIPGDSFIHVADFRSAKELADYLHKLDGDEKLYMSYFKWKKYYKVRKAQFGHEHACSVCENIRRHKEYKSIPNLMKWFWN, encoded by the coding sequence ATGACTTCTTCTAAGAAATGGATTATGCACACCATTTTAATTTCCATCATGATTTTCTACTGCTTTTTTGCCTTGTTTATGCTCTACGCTAAGCCAACAAACAGATGGATTCTTCCTCCCATGAAATCGGCCACCTCAAATCAAAGCATGAAAAATATCCTTGGTTTACGACAAGAAGATAATCAAATTATTGTGCTCATTTGGCATTGGCCTTTTGGTCAAAAATTTGCGCTCAATTCTTGTGGATCTGTTTTTAACATCCATGACTGCCATTTGACAGTGGATAAGAACATGTATAACAAATCCCATGCTGTACTTTTCCATCACAGGAATATCAGAGGAGACCTGTCCAATCTGCCCACACACCCTCGACCAGTTTTCCAGAAATGGGTTTGGATGAATATGGAGTCACCTACAAACTCTCCTAAAACGACAAAGCTTAACCGACTCTTCAATTTGACCGTGACATATCGAAGAGACTCAGATATTCCTGTGCCTTATGGATCGCTAACAATAAACGGAGTTCAGCAAGCCTTTGATTTGCCAAAGAAAAGCAGCCTAGTGTGTTGGATTGTAAGCAACTGGAATTTTAATTATGCCAGGGTAAAATATTACAAAGAACTTCAAAAATATGTTCCGATTAACACATATGGTCGAGCTTTCAAAAAATATCTGAGTAATAATGATTTGATCCCAACGATATCTAAATGTAAGTTCTACCTTTCCTTCGAGAACTCAATACATAAAGATTACATAACTGAAAAGCTCTACAATGCTCTGCTGGCGGGTAGTGTTCCTGTGGTCCTGGGCCCATCCAGGGAGAACTATGAAAATTACATTCCAGGTGATTCCTTCATTCACGTGGCTGACTTTCGTTCAGCCAAAGAGCTTGCTGATTACCTTCACAAGCTGGATGGTGATGAAAAATTGTACATGAGCTACTTCAAATGGAAAAAATACTATAAAGTGAGGAAGGCTCAATTCGGGCATGAACATGCATGCTCTGTCTGTGAAAATATTCGGCGACATAAAGAATATAAATCCATCCCCAATTTGATGAAATGGTTTTGGAATTGA